A window of the Vigna angularis cultivar LongXiaoDou No.4 chromosome 3, ASM1680809v1, whole genome shotgun sequence genome harbors these coding sequences:
- the LOC108324856 gene encoding beta-conglycinin beta subunit 1 — protein sequence MMRARVPLLLLLGILFLASLSVSFGIVHREHHESREEVSVLSGKNNPFYFNSDRWFRTLYRNELGRIRVLQRFDQRSKQMQNLENYRVVEFKSKPNTLLLPHHADADFLLVVLNGTAVLTLVNPDGRDSYILEQGHAQKIPAGTIFFLVNPDDNENLRIIKLAVPVNNPHRFQDFFLSSTEAQQSYLQGFSKNILEASFDSDIKEINRVLFGEEGQQQQGEESQQEGVFVELKREQIQELTKHAKSSSKKSLSSEDEPFNLRNQKPIYSNKFGKLYEITPEKNPQLKDLDVFLSSVDMKEGSLLLPHYNSKAMVILVINEGKANIELVGLREQEQQQQEQQEEMLEVQRYRAKVSKHDVFVIPAAYPVAINATSNLNFFAFGINAENNQRNFLAGEKDNVISEIPTEVLDLAFPAPGEKVEKLIEKQTGSHFVDAQPEEQQREEGPKGRKVHFVY from the exons ATGATGAGAGCAAGGGTTCCACTGCTGCTGTTGCTGGGAATTCTTTTCCTGGCATCACTTTCTGTTTCCTTCGGCATCGTACACCGGGAGCACCATGAGAGCCGAGAAGAAGTGTCGGTTTTAAGTGGAAAAAATAACCCTTTCTACTTCAACTCTGACAGGTGGTTCCGCACTCTATACAGAAACGAACTTGGTCGCATTCGGGTCCTCCAGAGGTTCGACCAACGCTCCAAACAAATGCAGAATCTTGAAAACTACCGTGTTGTAGAGTTCAAGTCCAAACCCAACACCCTCCTTCTTCCTCACCATGCTGATGCCGATTTCCTCCTAGTTGTCCTTAATG GGACAGCCGTACTCACCTTGGTAAACCCTGACGGCAGAGACTCCTACATTCTTGAGCAAGGCCATGCCCAGAAAATCCCTGCGGGAACCATTTTCTTTTTGGTTAACCCTGACGACAACGAGAATCTCAGAATAATCAAACTCGCCGTACCCGTTAACAACCCTCACAGATTTCAA GACTTTTTCCTATCTAGCACAGAAGCCCAACAATCCTACCTGCAAGGATTCAGCAAGAATATTCTAGAGGCCTCCTTCGAT AGCGACATCAAGGAGATAAACAGGGTTCTCTTTGGAGAGGAGGGACAACAGCAGCAAGGCGAGGAGAGTCAGCAAGAGGGAGTGTTTGTGGAACTTAAAAGGGAACAGATTCAGGAACTGACCAAACATGCCAAATCTAGTTCAAAGAAATCTCTTTCCTCCGAAGATGAACCATTCAACCTGAGAAACCAAAAACCCATCTACTCCAACAAATTTGGAAAGTTGTACGAGATCACACCGGAGAAAAACCCGCAacttaaggacttggacgtgtTCCTCAGTTCTGTAGATATGAAAGAG GGAAGCCTTCTTCTGCCACACTACAATTCTAAGGCCATGGTGATACTGGTGATCAATGAGGGAAAAGCAAACATTGAACTGGTTGGTCTAAGAGAACAAGAACAGCAGCAGCAAGAGCAGCAAGAGGAAATGTTGGAAGTGCAGAGGTACAGAGCTAAGGTGTCAAAACACGATGTATTTGTAATCCCAGCAGCTTATCCAGTTGCCATCAACGCAACCTCCAATCTAAATTTCTTTGCTTTCGGTATCAATGCTGAGAACAACCAGAGGAACTTCCTTGCag GTGAGAAAGACAATGTGATTAGTGAGATACCTACAGAGGTGTTGGATCTTGCTTTCCCTGCGCCAGGTGAGAAGGTTGAGAAGTTGATAGAAAAGCAGACTGGGTCCCACTTTGTTGATGCACAGCCTGAGGAACAGCAAAGGGAGGAGGGTCCTAAGGGAAGAAAGGTTCACTTCGTGTACTGA